In Dermatophilus congolensis, a genomic segment contains:
- the xseA gene encoding exodeoxyribonuclease VII large subunit, which yields MSNSDPSSPTAARPDSDGAPRELPAKAAETTAENPWPLRLLTENITAYINRMSALWIEAQVIELKRRPGAWSAFLTLRDVDVDMSLNVSIPTRTLDALPDEIGNGQRVVVHCKPTFWAKRGSFQMEARDIRPVGQGELLAQIERLKKLLESEGLFDPSRKKSLPFLPRCIGLICGRESAAERDVVENARRRWPGVDFEIREVAVQGRDAVPQVSRALCELDDLAHVDVIVIARGGGSFEDLLAFSNETLLRAVAAARTPVVSAIGHEVDVPLLDFVADVRASTPTDSAKHLVPDHAEESEALGNARVRMQQAVRRRLDDERRGLATMRTRPVLATPKAMLRPYREQRDALHERVTRATGIALAAARADLRGHVSHLGALSPQSTLERGYAVVQQHDGSVIRDPDQVRADEVLRVRVAGGDFTVMSRSQQDCDSAS from the coding sequence GTGAGCAATTCGGATCCGTCCAGCCCCACCGCCGCCAGGCCTGACTCCGACGGCGCACCGCGAGAGCTACCTGCAAAGGCAGCAGAAACCACAGCCGAGAATCCTTGGCCCCTGCGGTTGCTCACTGAAAACATCACCGCCTATATCAACCGCATGTCTGCGCTGTGGATTGAGGCGCAGGTAATCGAGCTCAAACGACGCCCGGGGGCCTGGTCAGCATTTTTGACTTTGCGTGATGTCGACGTCGACATGTCGCTGAATGTTTCGATCCCCACGCGCACGCTTGATGCGTTGCCGGATGAGATCGGCAATGGTCAACGCGTGGTGGTGCACTGCAAACCGACGTTCTGGGCCAAGCGTGGTTCGTTTCAGATGGAAGCCCGTGATATCCGCCCGGTAGGGCAGGGTGAACTTCTGGCACAAATCGAAAGGTTGAAAAAACTTCTCGAGTCTGAGGGGTTGTTTGACCCTTCCCGGAAAAAGTCGCTGCCTTTTTTGCCCCGCTGCATTGGTCTTATCTGTGGCCGGGAAAGCGCTGCCGAACGTGACGTGGTGGAGAACGCTCGTCGCCGTTGGCCGGGAGTTGATTTCGAGATCCGTGAGGTGGCGGTTCAGGGACGGGATGCTGTCCCGCAGGTGAGTCGTGCTCTTTGTGAGCTTGATGACCTGGCGCATGTAGATGTCATCGTGATTGCTCGTGGTGGTGGTTCGTTTGAGGATTTGCTTGCTTTTTCTAATGAGACGCTGCTGCGTGCTGTAGCGGCTGCCCGTACGCCTGTGGTTTCTGCCATCGGGCACGAGGTGGATGTTCCTCTGCTTGATTTCGTTGCTGATGTGCGGGCTTCTACTCCCACTGATTCGGCTAAGCATCTTGTACCGGATCATGCTGAGGAATCTGAAGCGCTCGGGAACGCTCGGGTGCGTATGCAGCAGGCTGTGCGGCGCCGGCTTGATGATGAGCGGCGTGGATTGGCGACTATGCGGACTCGTCCTGTTCTTGCCACACCGAAGGCCATGCTTCGCCCGTACCGTGAGCAGAGGGATGCGTTGCATGAACGGGTTACTCGCGCCACGGGTATCGCGTTGGCAGCTGCTCGGGCAGATTTGCGTGGTCACGTTTCGCATCTAGGAGCACTTTCTCCGCAGAGCACGTTGGAGCGTGGCTATGCGGTGGTACAGCAGCATGATGGCAGCGTGATTCGTGATCCTGATCAGGTGCGGGCTGATGAGGTTTTGCGTGTGCGTGTTGCGGGAGGTGATTTCACGGTGATGTCACGGTCTCAGCAGGATTGTGATTCCGCTTCGTGA
- a CDS encoding exodeoxyribonuclease VII small subunit, translating to MASSKDQNCAERSIASENGTQFGDVAELTYEQARDQLIGVVQRLESGQAPLEETMALWERGEALAEHCSSWLDKAEKRIEDRLGSTVK from the coding sequence ATGGCGTCCTCGAAAGACCAGAACTGTGCAGAGCGTTCGATTGCTTCGGAAAATGGCACGCAGTTCGGTGATGTAGCGGAGCTGACTTATGAGCAGGCCAGGGATCAGTTGATTGGTGTTGTGCAGCGTCTGGAGAGCGGCCAAGCGCCTTTGGAAGAGACGATGGCGTTGTGGGAGCGTGGCGAGGCGTTGGCTGAGCACTGTTCCAGCTGGTTGGACAAGGCTGAGAAGCGCATCGAAGATCGGCTGGGATCAACAGTGAAGTAA
- a CDS encoding DUF4245 domain-containing protein yields MSARRAPFRPLATGTEKPPKHGAGGMRSMFISMIVLLGIILLWQALTPQASKVEQPAVDVKASARGVINATSWPIRVPNLGPEWRATTARFDKRGGVKTWEVGYVRTDDDSVFVSLAQTGAFGKEKVSDDWEREVTKNGGSNGDITIDGTTWHTFIAPEKNPRTALLPATQGPVAVSVTGLGDKKNLLHIAKAWQDAQPAQ; encoded by the coding sequence ATGAGCGCTCGCCGAGCCCCCTTCCGACCCCTCGCCACCGGCACAGAAAAACCACCAAAACACGGCGCCGGAGGCATGCGCAGCATGTTCATTTCCATGATCGTGCTGCTCGGCATCATCCTGCTCTGGCAAGCCCTTACCCCCCAAGCCAGCAAAGTCGAACAACCCGCCGTCGACGTAAAAGCCTCGGCGCGCGGAGTAATAAACGCGACTTCTTGGCCCATTCGTGTACCCAATCTGGGCCCAGAATGGCGCGCCACCACAGCACGATTCGACAAACGTGGGGGAGTGAAAACGTGGGAAGTCGGATACGTGCGCACTGACGATGACTCCGTATTCGTTTCACTCGCTCAAACCGGTGCCTTCGGCAAAGAAAAAGTCTCAGACGACTGGGAACGCGAAGTCACCAAGAATGGCGGCAGCAACGGCGACATCACGATTGATGGCACCACCTGGCACACATTCATCGCACCAGAAAAAAACCCACGCACAGCACTACTACCCGCAACCCAAGGACCAGTAGCCGTATCAGTGACGGGGTTAGGTGATAAGAAAAACCTTCTCCACATTGCTAAAGCGTGGCAAGACGCCCAACCCGCTCAGTAA
- a CDS encoding ABC transporter ATP-binding protein, translating into MTRICLTNIVKRYGDGFPAVNNVNLDIADGEFIILVGPSGSGKSTLLRMIVGLEDITSGELRIGDNIVNDLAPRDRNLAMVFQNYALYPHLSVYENIAFPLRLDKQKTQKEIDAAVRQAADMLDLNEHLNRKPSNLSGGQRQRVAMGRAIVRDADAFLFDEPLSNLDAKLRGQMRTEIARMQRRMGITTIYVTHDQTEAMTLGDRVAVLKHGTLQQVASPRELYEQPVNLFVAGFIGSPPMNFIPAHIEGAVLHTPLTDIPITPVMAEKITDLDTVIIGLRPEAFANTPHPTEDAITFEAVIDQTEWLGNEQYGYIPFHAEGTALQTLEELNRELDGEQLRTQVTVSLNARTHIREGEPAQLSFKPSDMHLFNPHTRENLTRDHKRAQQIAEQSEIDRQRALVRAQKQERQTIA; encoded by the coding sequence ATGACACGCATCTGTCTGACCAACATCGTCAAGCGATACGGCGACGGATTCCCCGCCGTCAACAACGTCAACCTCGACATCGCCGACGGAGAATTCATCATCCTCGTCGGCCCATCCGGATCAGGTAAATCCACCCTCCTACGCATGATCGTGGGCCTAGAAGACATCACCTCCGGCGAACTACGCATCGGCGACAACATCGTCAACGACTTAGCACCCCGCGACCGCAACCTCGCCATGGTCTTCCAGAACTACGCCCTCTACCCACACCTATCTGTCTACGAAAACATCGCATTCCCCCTACGACTCGACAAACAAAAAACCCAAAAAGAAATCGACGCCGCTGTCCGCCAAGCTGCCGACATGCTCGACCTGAACGAACACCTCAACCGCAAACCAAGCAACCTATCCGGCGGGCAACGCCAACGCGTAGCCATGGGCCGAGCCATCGTCCGCGACGCCGACGCCTTCCTCTTCGACGAACCCCTCTCCAACCTCGACGCCAAACTCCGCGGCCAAATGCGCACCGAAATCGCCCGCATGCAACGCCGCATGGGCATCACCACTATCTACGTCACCCACGACCAAACAGAAGCCATGACCCTGGGCGACCGAGTCGCAGTCCTCAAACACGGAACACTCCAACAAGTCGCCAGCCCCCGAGAACTCTACGAACAACCCGTCAACCTCTTCGTTGCCGGATTTATCGGATCACCACCCATGAACTTCATCCCCGCCCACATCGAAGGCGCCGTTCTGCACACACCACTGACCGACATCCCCATCACCCCTGTCATGGCAGAAAAAATCACAGACCTCGACACCGTCATCATCGGACTACGACCCGAAGCATTCGCCAACACCCCCCACCCCACCGAAGACGCAATCACATTCGAAGCAGTCATCGACCAAACCGAATGGCTCGGTAACGAACAGTACGGATACATCCCCTTCCACGCCGAAGGCACAGCACTACAGACCCTCGAAGAACTCAACCGCGAACTCGACGGCGAACAACTCCGAACACAAGTCACCGTCAGCCTCAACGCACGCACCCACATCCGCGAAGGCGAACCAGCGCAACTGTCCTTCAAACCAAGCGACATGCACCTGTTCAATCCCCACACCCGCGAAAACCTCACCCGAGACCACAAGCGAGCACAACAGATCGCCGAACAAAGCGAAATCGACCGCCAACGCGCACTGGTCCGCGCCCAAAAACAGGAGCGCCAAACAATCGCGTAG
- a CDS encoding carbohydrate ABC transporter permease, which yields MKTTADKKTWAYTWLAAPIILWTIIPLAWVISLSLKSTAALSNPRLNTLGNFFPRKPTLENYRLIFFGGAHDLFVPALWNSIIICLISTLIAVTLATTCAYAIARLEFPGKGIILGTALAVSFFPVISLATPLYNLWRHIGLFDTIPGLIFPYLALTLPLAIWTMTAFFRQIPWEMEQAAQIDGATSWQAFRKVIVPLAAPGVFTTTIITFFTAWNDFVFASTLTANHARTVPAALAFFTGASQFEQPTGAIAAAAVVVTIPVVLLVLIFQRRIVSGLTSGAVKG from the coding sequence ATGAAAACCACAGCAGACAAAAAAACATGGGCTTACACGTGGCTAGCCGCCCCCATCATCCTGTGGACAATCATCCCCCTGGCCTGGGTTATTTCCCTATCCCTCAAATCAACCGCAGCGCTCTCAAACCCACGGCTCAACACACTCGGAAACTTCTTTCCCCGCAAGCCCACCCTCGAAAACTATCGACTCATCTTTTTTGGAGGCGCCCACGACCTGTTTGTCCCCGCACTATGGAACTCAATCATCATCTGCCTCATCTCCACCCTCATCGCAGTCACCCTCGCCACCACCTGCGCCTACGCAATCGCGCGACTTGAATTCCCCGGAAAAGGGATCATCCTCGGCACTGCACTAGCCGTCTCCTTCTTCCCCGTGATCTCACTAGCAACACCGCTATACAACCTCTGGCGACACATCGGCCTCTTCGACACCATCCCCGGCCTGATCTTTCCCTACCTCGCCCTCACCCTCCCCTTAGCCATCTGGACTATGACGGCGTTCTTCCGCCAAATCCCCTGGGAAATGGAACAAGCAGCCCAAATAGACGGAGCCACAAGCTGGCAAGCATTCCGAAAAGTCATCGTCCCCCTCGCCGCCCCCGGCGTATTCACCACCACGATCATCACCTTCTTCACCGCCTGGAACGACTTCGTATTCGCCTCCACTCTCACCGCAAACCACGCCCGCACCGTCCCAGCAGCACTCGCCTTCTTCACCGGCGCATCTCAATTCGAACAACCAACCGGAGCGATCGCTGCCGCAGCAGTCGTCGTCACCATCCCCGTCGTACTACTCGTACTCATCTTCCAACGCCGGATCGTCTCCGGACTCACCTCGGGTGCTGTCAAAGGCTGA
- a CDS encoding carbohydrate ABC transporter permease yields the protein MNSPNNTKNTPSTPHISTRTRAEHNLGWILAGPALAIMLLVTAYPIIQALYYSLFSYRLTDPHARTFVGLHNYLVALSDALFWRATGQTLLITAITVAIELVLGMIIALVMHRIVIPRKTLRTIVLIPYSIITVVSAFAWFFGFNVTTGFVNWWLHTLTAGTFPNDYNWFSTWETATAIICFSEIWKTTPFMSLLLLSGLAQVDEALEEAARVDGATFTQTLFKVTLPNMKPAIMVAVLFRTLDAFRIFDNVFIMTGGSHDTTVLSLLAYNQTINRVEIGLGSAISTLLFIFVIMIATGFIKGFKVNLTEGRR from the coding sequence GTGAACTCTCCCAACAACACTAAAAACACTCCGAGCACACCACACATATCCACACGTACCCGAGCAGAACACAACCTCGGATGGATTCTGGCAGGCCCAGCCTTGGCCATCATGCTCCTGGTCACCGCCTACCCCATCATCCAGGCGCTCTACTACTCCCTCTTCAGCTACCGACTCACCGACCCACACGCACGCACATTCGTAGGCCTACACAACTACCTCGTAGCCCTCAGCGATGCACTGTTCTGGCGCGCAACCGGACAAACACTCCTCATCACCGCCATCACAGTTGCCATAGAGCTCGTCCTGGGAATGATCATCGCGCTCGTCATGCACCGCATCGTCATTCCCCGAAAAACACTCCGAACAATCGTTCTGATCCCCTACTCGATCATCACCGTCGTATCCGCATTCGCATGGTTCTTCGGATTCAACGTCACCACAGGATTCGTGAACTGGTGGCTCCACACCCTCACCGCTGGAACTTTCCCCAATGACTACAACTGGTTCAGCACCTGGGAAACCGCAACCGCCATCATCTGCTTTTCCGAAATCTGGAAAACAACACCCTTCATGTCACTCCTACTTCTATCCGGGCTTGCCCAAGTAGATGAAGCACTAGAAGAAGCAGCACGCGTTGACGGAGCCACCTTCACCCAAACACTTTTCAAAGTGACCCTGCCCAACATGAAACCAGCAATCATGGTCGCTGTTCTTTTCCGCACCCTCGACGCATTCCGCATCTTCGACAACGTATTCATCATGACCGGCGGATCACACGACACCACCGTCCTGTCACTACTTGCCTACAACCAAACAATTAACCGTGTAGAAATCGGCCTCGGATCAGCAATCTCCACGCTGCTATTCATATTCGTCATCATGATCGCCACCGGATTCATCAAAGGCTTCAAAGTCAACCTCACCGAGGGAAGAAGGTGA
- a CDS encoding extracellular solute-binding protein produces the protein MPSPRSITAFTVALAITATSAAALTSCGRNTSATNPQQITWYINPDSGGNDPTKHGQARLAAECTKAAKGAYTITTQVLPNSASDQRQQLLRRLAASDPGIDLMSLDPVFVAEFAEAGFLDPAPTDKRHTLTDDAVAPIVTAAQWKNTLFAAPMWANTQILWYRKSVAKAAGLDMTNPVTWDQIIHAAASQKKTLGVQASRYEGYSVWINALIESANGKIVKNSGATGKKVDLGINSPAGKRAAEIIHSLTTAGVGGPALSSSDETAALDLFIANASSGFLLNWPYVWAALAERKADFIDDVAWARYPQSVAGQKSRPPLGGIELGVNAASTNKPAAWEAIQCITNVEHQTMYMLGTGNPAARKKVYDNPTIRKKFPMADLIRDSLDSGAPRPVTQYYGDISTALQRTWSPPESVDPATTPAQSEQLIHDVLHGEALL, from the coding sequence ATGCCCTCACCACGCTCAATTACCGCATTCACAGTTGCCCTGGCCATTACAGCCACAAGCGCCGCAGCACTAACCAGCTGTGGCCGAAACACCTCCGCCACCAATCCCCAACAGATCACCTGGTATATCAACCCCGACTCAGGCGGAAACGACCCCACCAAACACGGCCAAGCCAGACTCGCCGCCGAATGCACCAAAGCAGCCAAAGGCGCATACACAATCACCACTCAAGTGCTGCCCAATAGCGCCAGCGATCAACGACAACAACTCCTACGACGCCTCGCTGCCAGCGATCCAGGCATAGATCTGATGAGCCTGGACCCCGTCTTCGTCGCGGAATTCGCTGAAGCTGGATTCCTCGACCCAGCCCCTACCGACAAACGCCACACCCTCACCGACGACGCCGTAGCCCCCATCGTCACGGCAGCACAATGGAAAAACACCCTATTCGCGGCACCGATGTGGGCAAACACCCAAATCCTCTGGTACCGCAAATCCGTCGCCAAAGCTGCCGGACTCGATATGACCAACCCCGTCACCTGGGACCAAATCATTCACGCCGCCGCATCACAAAAAAAGACTCTTGGCGTCCAAGCCTCCCGATACGAGGGATACTCCGTATGGATCAACGCCCTCATCGAAAGCGCCAACGGAAAAATAGTTAAAAACTCAGGCGCCACCGGCAAAAAAGTCGACCTCGGCATCAACAGCCCAGCAGGAAAACGCGCCGCCGAAATCATCCACTCCCTCACCACAGCCGGAGTCGGCGGGCCAGCCCTCAGCTCCAGCGATGAAACTGCCGCTTTAGACCTATTCATCGCAAACGCTAGCTCCGGATTCCTCCTCAACTGGCCCTACGTATGGGCGGCACTGGCCGAACGCAAAGCTGACTTCATCGACGACGTCGCCTGGGCCCGCTACCCCCAATCAGTCGCAGGTCAAAAATCCCGCCCTCCACTAGGAGGCATCGAACTAGGCGTCAACGCTGCAAGCACCAACAAACCCGCAGCTTGGGAAGCAATCCAATGCATTACCAACGTCGAACATCAAACGATGTACATGCTCGGCACCGGTAACCCCGCAGCACGCAAAAAGGTCTACGACAACCCCACCATCCGCAAAAAATTTCCCATGGCAGACCTGATCCGTGACTCGCTCGACAGCGGAGCACCTCGCCCAGTTACCCAGTACTACGGCGACATCTCAACAGCCCTGCAGCGCACCTGGAGCCCACCCGAATCCGTTGACCCCGCAACAACCCCAGCCCAATCAGAACAACTCATTCACGATGTTCTCCACGGAGAGGCACTCCTGTGA
- a CDS encoding carbonic anhydrase, with amino-acid sequence MAVSSPSQSAEFVSGSALEGATHRSNLTIRSVPVAASPVASFAELMSGNIRYVSDHADSPRRGQQRRSATVSSQNPFAVVFGCADSRVPAEILFDQGLGDLFVIRTAGHVVGPSELGSLEYAVGHLNTPLIAVLAHDSCGAVQAAIDCASSGRMPDDHVRDVLERIVPNVNAARSRGETATADIERSHARAVMSLIPERSPLIADRIAQGRLAIVALKYQLSDGTARVLDSIGPLGAR; translated from the coding sequence ATGGCTGTCTCTTCGCCCTCCCAGTCTGCTGAGTTTGTTTCTGGTTCCGCTCTGGAAGGTGCCACTCATAGGTCGAACCTGACTATTCGGTCGGTGCCGGTGGCGGCTTCTCCGGTGGCCTCGTTTGCGGAGCTGATGTCGGGAAATATTCGGTATGTCTCTGATCATGCGGATAGTCCCAGGCGAGGCCAGCAGCGCCGGTCGGCAACGGTTTCTAGCCAGAATCCTTTCGCGGTTGTTTTTGGGTGCGCGGATTCACGTGTTCCTGCTGAGATTTTGTTTGATCAGGGTTTGGGTGACTTGTTTGTTATCCGTACAGCAGGTCACGTGGTGGGGCCTTCGGAGTTGGGGTCGTTGGAGTATGCGGTGGGGCATTTGAATACTCCGTTGATTGCGGTGTTGGCGCATGATTCGTGCGGGGCGGTACAGGCGGCCATTGACTGCGCCTCGAGTGGGCGCATGCCTGACGATCATGTGCGTGATGTTTTGGAGCGGATCGTCCCGAATGTCAACGCGGCTAGGAGCCGTGGGGAGACTGCTACGGCCGATATTGAGCGCTCGCATGCGCGGGCGGTGATGTCGTTGATTCCGGAGCGTTCTCCGTTGATTGCTGATCGGATTGCGCAGGGGCGGTTGGCGATTGTCGCGCTGAAGTACCAGTTGAGTGATGGGACTGCCCGGGTGTTGGACAGTATTGGTCCTCTTGGTGCACGTTGA
- a CDS encoding carbonic anhydrase — protein MTGSTRPHTPTAAWRAISAGNERFVQGKPLHPNQGAERRFELTGGQQPFAAIFGCSDSRVAAEVIFDRGLGDLFVIRTAGHVAGPTEIGSLEYGSEILGIPLIIVLGHDSCGAVSSAITAFETGEMPHGFVRDLVERVTPSVNAAYRKGATSADEIEAEHVRATVHLLRQRSRPIAERIENGSLAIVGLVYKLSDGAAQVLEVAGRIDGLESSG, from the coding sequence ATGACGGGTTCGACGCGTCCGCATACTCCGACTGCTGCGTGGCGTGCGATTTCTGCTGGAAATGAGCGGTTTGTGCAGGGGAAGCCTCTTCACCCTAATCAGGGGGCAGAGAGGCGTTTTGAGTTAACTGGTGGTCAGCAGCCGTTTGCGGCGATTTTTGGTTGTTCTGATTCTCGCGTGGCTGCCGAAGTGATTTTTGATCGTGGGTTGGGTGATCTTTTCGTTATTCGCACAGCGGGGCATGTGGCTGGCCCCACCGAGATCGGCTCTTTGGAGTACGGGTCAGAGATTTTGGGGATCCCATTGATCATTGTGCTTGGGCATGATTCGTGTGGGGCAGTGTCGTCGGCGATCACGGCTTTTGAGACTGGAGAAATGCCTCATGGGTTTGTGCGGGATTTGGTAGAGCGGGTGACTCCAAGCGTGAATGCGGCATATCGCAAGGGCGCAACGAGTGCTGATGAGATTGAGGCTGAGCATGTTCGTGCCACGGTGCATTTGTTGAGGCAGCGTTCTCGCCCGATTGCGGAGCGAATCGAGAATGGCTCTTTGGCGATCGTGGGATTGGTGTACAAGCTTTCTGATGGCGCAGCGCAGGTGTTGGAGGTTGCTGGCCGTATCGACGGTTTGGAGTCGTCGGGGTGA
- the glmM gene encoding phosphoglucosamine mutase: MARLFGTDGVRGLANRDITAELALSLATAAAHELFEHRCSNNTGRMTAVVGRDPRASGEFLSAAVIAGLASAGVDVYDAGVVPTPATAFLTKDMNADLGVMLSASHNAMPDNGIKFFTSQGFKLDDAIEDAIEARLGQEWERPTGFRVGRVRPLTDANSRYVAHLLTALPHRLDGLKIVVDAAHGAASVVSPQAFRAAGAKVKVIGGEPDGLNINDGYGSTHLEMLQTAVVEHKADLGIAHDGDADRCLAVDHTGAPVDGDQIMAILAIGAKEFGSLANDTLVATVMSNLGLFKAMEANGITVRKTAVGDRYVLEDMLANGHTLGGEQSGHVILLDHASTGDGTLTGLTLAARVAQTGRALRDLASVVQRLPQSLINVKDVDKNAVETNEAVAEAIRQAEADLGDSGRVLLRKSGTEPVVRVMVEAATSEEAASVAASLAEVVRRELAL, translated from the coding sequence ATGGCGAGACTGTTTGGAACTGACGGAGTCCGAGGACTCGCAAACCGCGACATCACCGCTGAACTTGCGTTATCGCTAGCTACAGCTGCTGCGCACGAGCTATTCGAGCACCGCTGCAGCAACAACACTGGCCGGATGACAGCTGTGGTCGGCCGTGACCCACGCGCATCTGGTGAATTCCTCTCCGCAGCAGTAATCGCCGGGCTTGCCTCTGCAGGAGTAGATGTCTATGACGCAGGCGTGGTTCCCACACCTGCTACGGCATTCCTCACTAAAGACATGAATGCTGATCTCGGCGTCATGTTGTCCGCGAGCCACAACGCGATGCCAGACAATGGCATCAAATTCTTCACATCCCAAGGCTTCAAGCTCGACGACGCCATCGAAGACGCCATCGAAGCCAGACTGGGCCAAGAATGGGAACGCCCCACCGGATTCCGAGTCGGTCGCGTACGCCCCCTCACAGACGCAAACTCGCGATACGTTGCTCACCTGCTAACTGCCCTGCCGCACCGCCTCGATGGCCTCAAAATCGTCGTCGACGCTGCCCACGGCGCCGCCAGCGTCGTCTCACCACAGGCGTTCCGCGCGGCCGGAGCCAAAGTCAAAGTTATCGGTGGAGAACCCGACGGCCTCAACATCAACGACGGCTACGGATCCACGCACCTAGAAATGCTGCAAACCGCGGTCGTGGAACACAAAGCAGACCTCGGCATTGCTCACGACGGCGACGCTGACCGCTGCCTTGCCGTAGACCACACTGGTGCACCCGTCGACGGTGACCAGATCATGGCAATCCTTGCCATCGGAGCCAAAGAATTCGGCTCACTTGCCAACGACACCCTCGTCGCAACAGTCATGAGCAACCTGGGCTTGTTCAAAGCAATGGAAGCCAACGGCATCACAGTTCGCAAAACAGCAGTAGGTGACCGTTACGTTCTCGAAGACATGCTCGCCAACGGCCATACCCTCGGCGGTGAGCAGTCTGGCCACGTCATCCTCCTCGACCACGCCAGCACCGGCGACGGTACCCTCACAGGCCTCACTTTGGCAGCACGAGTCGCCCAAACTGGCCGCGCCTTGCGAGACCTCGCATCTGTGGTGCAGCGCCTACCGCAATCACTCATCAACGTTAAAGACGTCGACAAAAACGCCGTCGAAACCAACGAAGCAGTCGCCGAGGCTATTCGCCAGGCCGAAGCCGACCTCGGCGACTCAGGGCGCGTACTGCTACGCAAATCAGGCACCGAACCAGTTGTCCGCGTCATGGTAGAAGCCGCAACCAGCGAAGAAGCTGCATCGGTAGCCGCATCGCTAGCCGAAGTGGTCCGACGCGAACTCGCCCTATAA
- the rpsI gene encoding 30S ribosomal protein S9, translated as MDAQLDENEPALSSYTTESSEAPAQAATGERPSASAPGAATGRRKQAIARVRIVPGSGQWKINGRGLDDYFPNKVHQQIVNEPFKVLELEGAYDVLVRVAGGGPSGQAGAIRLGIARSLNGIDVDLNRPGLKKAGLLSRDARVPERKKAGLKKARKAPQYSKR; from the coding sequence ATGGACGCCCAGCTCGACGAGAATGAGCCGGCTCTTTCCAGCTACACCACCGAATCCAGTGAAGCCCCGGCACAGGCCGCTACGGGCGAGCGCCCCTCGGCTTCGGCCCCTGGTGCTGCCACCGGCCGCCGCAAGCAGGCCATCGCTCGCGTGCGCATCGTCCCCGGCTCTGGCCAGTGGAAGATCAACGGCCGTGGCCTTGACGACTACTTCCCGAACAAGGTTCACCAGCAGATTGTCAACGAGCCCTTCAAGGTGCTCGAGCTCGAGGGCGCATACGACGTTCTCGTGCGCGTTGCTGGTGGTGGCCCCTCCGGTCAGGCCGGTGCGATCCGTCTGGGCATCGCCCGCAGCCTCAACGGCATTGACGTTGACCTGAACCGTCCTGGCCTCAAGAAAGCCGGACTGCTCAGCCGCGACGCTCGTGTTCCCGAGCGCAAGAAGGCTGGTCTCAAGAAGGCCCGCAAGGCGCCTCAGTACAGCAAGCGCTGA
- the rplM gene encoding 50S ribosomal protein L13: protein MRTYTPKPGDIERSWHIIDATDVVLGRLASQAAQLLRGKHKPTFAPHIDTGDFVIIINADKVALTGNKAEQKKAYSHSGFPGGLRATSYTELLAKNPERAVEKAIRGMLPKNSLARQQMSKLKVYAGSEHPHQAQRPVPYEISQVAQ from the coding sequence GTGCGTACTTACACCCCGAAGCCGGGCGACATTGAGCGCTCCTGGCACATCATCGACGCTACCGATGTTGTGCTCGGTCGTCTCGCCTCGCAGGCGGCACAGCTCCTGCGCGGCAAGCACAAGCCAACGTTCGCGCCGCACATTGACACCGGTGACTTCGTCATCATCATCAACGCTGACAAGGTTGCTCTTACGGGCAACAAGGCTGAGCAGAAGAAGGCTTACAGCCACTCCGGGTTCCCCGGTGGTCTGCGCGCTACCAGCTACACCGAGCTGCTCGCCAAGAACCCCGAGCGTGCAGTGGAGAAAGCCATCCGTGGCATGCTTCCCAAGAACTCGCTCGCACGTCAGCAGATGAGCAAGCTCAAGGTGTACGCAGGCTCTGAGCACCCCCACCAGGCCCAGCGTCCGGTGCCCTACGAGATCTCGCAGGTCGCGCAGTAA